One window from the genome of Pseudomonas frederiksbergensis encodes:
- a CDS encoding helix-turn-helix domain-containing protein: MDVSKTKSSFYRRLYVAYLIDSGLASNIPALTEATGMPRRTAQDTVAALADLDIICEFEQEKGARNHAGQYRIRDWGAIDRGWIEQNLEPIKTVLGYP, encoded by the coding sequence ATGGACGTCAGCAAAACCAAGAGCAGCTTTTATCGCCGCCTGTATGTGGCTTACCTGATCGACAGCGGTCTGGCCAGCAACATCCCGGCCCTTACCGAAGCCACCGGCATGCCCCGGCGTACGGCCCAGGACACTGTTGCGGCGTTGGCGGACCTGGACATCATTTGTGAATTCGAGCAAGAGAAAGGCGCGCGCAACCATGCCGGGCAGTATCGGATTCGTGATTGGGGGGCGATCGATCGGGGATGGATCGAGCAGAACCTGGAGCCGATCAAGACGGTGCTTGGTTATCCCTGA
- a CDS encoding M48 family metallopeptidase, translating to MTPLKYLQAYPAALQAQVEQLIAQDRLGDYLHQRYPGRHPIQSDKALYGYALDLKQQYLRNAPAIDKVLFDNRLDLTHRALGLHTAVSRVQGGKLKAKKEIRIASLFKDAAPEFLKMIVVHELAHFKESDHNKAFYKLCEHMLPGYHQLEFDLRVYLTWRDLQQDEE from the coding sequence ATGACCCCGCTCAAGTACCTCCAGGCCTATCCCGCCGCGCTGCAAGCCCAGGTGGAGCAATTGATTGCCCAGGATCGGCTGGGCGATTACCTGCACCAGCGTTATCCCGGTCGCCACCCCATCCAGAGCGACAAGGCATTGTACGGTTATGCGCTGGATCTCAAGCAGCAATACCTGCGAAACGCACCGGCGATCGACAAGGTGCTGTTCGACAACCGTCTCGACCTGACCCACCGCGCACTCGGCCTGCACACGGCGGTGTCGCGGGTGCAGGGCGGCAAGCTCAAGGCCAAGAAGGAAATCCGCATTGCCTCGTTGTTCAAGGACGCGGCGCCCGAGTTCCTGAAGATGATCGTGGTGCACGAACTGGCCCACTTCAAGGAGTCGGACCACAACAAGGCGTTCTATAAACTCTGCGAACACATGCTGCCGGGCTATCACCAGTTGGAATTCGACCTGCGGGTGTACCTGACCTGGCGAGACCTGCAACAAGACGAGGAATGA
- a CDS encoding putative bifunctional diguanylate cyclase/phosphodiesterase — protein sequence MECAQPPFGEDSSVLLIVDDYPENLLSMRALLQRQDWQVMTASSGVEALNLLLEHDIDLVLLDVQMPDMDGFEVARLMRGSQRTRLTPIIFLTANEQSQDAVIKGYASGAVDYLFKPFDPQILKPKVHALLEHQRNRRALQRLSQDLEAARAFNASVLDNAAEGILVVDESGCIRFANPSTCRLLNATAERLQGMAFLDFLQKPHIPEWLDSAIHTAYRRGETWRLHDAVLRTAPGQQVSVALSCAPLPMEQKAMVVTLQDMSVVRHLHQQLEFQAVTDPLTGLLNRRGFYQTAENLLMRSERLESNWVLLYLDLDGFKRVNDSLGHDAGDRVLRWVSEQLKACLRPFDILARLGGDEFTALLDLELPEQAAKIAEKLIERVSVCQQIDGMDVALGASIGIATYPDCGSNLDGLLRASDIAMYEAKRAGRQQYRFYDHEMNGRARSRLMLEESVRSAIENRDFNMVYQPQVSIRDGRTRGFEALLRWQHPSVGDVPPGLFLPLLEEVRLISRLGSWIYHRSAAQRKVWERVFADDLVLGVSLSSTQFGMPNLVTELRQVLERHALKPRQLEVEVTEDALMRNPDETHKQLRLLRHLGVRVALDDFGSGPCSLAHLRDLEIDTLKLDRHLIARLPDSPRDAALAASVIDLCGQLGLRVIAEGVETAAQYQWLKNHGCEYVQGFLVARPLMAEDTDAFARPFDWSAIQA from the coding sequence ATGGAATGCGCGCAACCCCCGTTTGGCGAAGACAGCTCTGTCCTTTTGATTGTCGATGACTACCCTGAAAACCTGCTCAGCATGCGAGCGTTATTGCAGCGTCAGGATTGGCAGGTGATGACCGCGTCCTCGGGTGTGGAGGCCCTTAACCTGCTGCTCGAACACGATATCGACCTGGTGCTGCTGGATGTGCAGATGCCGGACATGGACGGCTTCGAAGTGGCGCGCCTGATGCGCGGCAGCCAGCGCACGCGGCTCACGCCGATCATCTTCCTGACGGCCAATGAACAATCCCAGGATGCGGTGATCAAGGGCTACGCCAGTGGCGCGGTGGACTACCTGTTCAAGCCATTCGACCCGCAGATCCTCAAGCCCAAGGTGCACGCCCTGCTGGAGCATCAGCGCAATCGTCGGGCCTTGCAGCGTCTGAGTCAGGATTTGGAGGCCGCCCGTGCCTTCAACGCCTCGGTGCTGGATAACGCCGCCGAAGGAATCCTGGTAGTGGACGAGAGCGGGTGTATCCGTTTCGCCAACCCTTCCACCTGCCGCTTGCTCAACGCCACCGCCGAGCGATTGCAAGGCATGGCGTTCCTCGATTTCCTGCAGAAGCCTCATATCCCGGAATGGCTTGATTCCGCGATCCATACCGCCTATCGGCGTGGCGAAACCTGGCGGCTGCACGATGCCGTCTTGCGCACCGCGCCTGGCCAGCAGGTGTCGGTGGCCTTGTCCTGCGCGCCGCTGCCGATGGAACAGAAGGCCATGGTTGTCACGCTCCAGGACATGTCTGTGGTACGCCACCTGCACCAGCAGCTCGAGTTCCAGGCCGTCACGGATCCCCTCACCGGCCTGCTTAATCGTCGCGGGTTCTATCAGACGGCCGAAAACCTGCTGATGCGCAGCGAGCGTCTGGAAAGCAACTGGGTGTTGTTGTACCTGGACCTCGATGGTTTCAAGCGGGTCAATGATTCCTTGGGCCATGATGCCGGTGACCGAGTGCTGCGCTGGGTCTCGGAACAGCTGAAGGCGTGCCTGCGTCCGTTCGACATCCTGGCGCGGCTCGGCGGTGATGAATTCACGGCGCTGTTGGATCTGGAACTGCCCGAACAGGCGGCGAAAATCGCCGAAAAGCTCATCGAGCGGGTTTCGGTCTGCCAGCAGATCGACGGCATGGACGTGGCGCTGGGGGCCAGCATTGGTATCGCGACCTATCCGGACTGCGGGTCCAACCTCGACGGTTTGCTGCGCGCCTCCGACATTGCCATGTACGAAGCCAAGCGCGCCGGTCGCCAGCAGTATCGTTTCTACGACCACGAAATGAACGGTCGGGCCCGTTCACGCCTGATGCTGGAAGAGAGCGTGCGTTCGGCTATCGAGAACCGCGACTTCAATATGGTCTACCAGCCGCAGGTGAGCATCCGCGATGGACGCACCCGCGGCTTCGAGGCGCTGTTGCGCTGGCAGCATCCGAGCGTCGGCGATGTGCCGCCGGGCTTGTTCCTGCCGTTGCTGGAAGAGGTGCGGTTGATCAGCCGGCTGGGTAGCTGGATTTATCATCGCAGCGCGGCCCAGCGTAAAGTCTGGGAACGCGTATTCGCGGATGATCTGGTCTTGGGCGTGAGCTTGAGCAGCACCCAGTTCGGCATGCCCAACCTGGTCACCGAATTGCGCCAGGTCCTGGAGCGCCATGCGTTGAAGCCCCGGCAACTGGAAGTCGAGGTGACTGAAGATGCGCTGATGCGCAACCCTGACGAGACGCACAAACAGTTGCGGCTGCTGCGTCACCTCGGGGTGCGGGTGGCGTTGGACGATTTTGGCTCGGGCCCTTGCTCGCTGGCGCATCTGCGAGACCTCGAGATCGATACGCTCAAGCTCGACCGGCATTTGATCGCACGCTTGCCGGACTCGCCACGGGATGCCGCGTTGGCCGCCTCGGTCATCGATCTATGCGGGCAGTTGGGCTTGAGAGTCATCGCCGAGGGGGTTGAAACAGCGGCGCAATACCAGTGGCTCAAGAATCACGGTTGTGAATATGTTCAGGGCTTTTTAGTGGCGAGGCCCTTGATGGCCGAGGATACCGATGCGTTTGCCCGTCCATTCGACTGGAGCGCGATACAGGCCTGA
- a CDS encoding polysaccharide lyase family 7 protein — MIDLATWNLSIPEGAPPATIQTSQLVQGFKNQYFNSETGTVFFWAPVTGATTANAIYPRSELRETNSDGTLRNWLYPAADNKLAATLTVGQVPSTGKLVIGQIHAKDSNSPMVKLEYQYKTYSSTGNIVAKVRMRPDDATGQVITIATGIKLNQPFSYLIHLNRAGLLTINGAGYQWSSTVSSTWSTKPLYFKAGVYVQDNTGYATEGGKVTFSLLDIDHNL; from the coding sequence ATGATCGATCTCGCAACCTGGAACTTGAGCATTCCTGAAGGCGCCCCACCGGCAACCATTCAAACCTCGCAACTGGTCCAAGGCTTCAAGAACCAGTACTTCAACTCTGAAACCGGCACCGTATTCTTTTGGGCTCCGGTGACGGGCGCCACCACGGCCAACGCCATTTACCCTCGCAGCGAACTGCGCGAAACCAACAGCGACGGCACGTTGCGCAACTGGCTTTACCCAGCGGCGGATAACAAGCTGGCCGCCACCTTGACCGTCGGCCAAGTGCCCAGCACCGGCAAGCTGGTGATTGGCCAGATCCACGCCAAGGACAGCAACAGCCCCATGGTGAAGCTGGAATACCAGTACAAGACCTATAGCTCGACCGGCAACATCGTCGCCAAAGTGCGCATGCGCCCCGACGACGCAACGGGCCAAGTGATTACCATTGCCACGGGCATCAAGCTCAACCAGCCATTTTCGTACCTGATCCATCTCAACCGCGCAGGTCTCTTGACCATCAATGGCGCTGGATATCAGTGGAGCAGCACCGTCAGCAGCACCTGGAGCACCAAGCCGCTGTATTTCAAGGCAGGTGTCTATGTGCAAGACAACACCGGCTACGCCACCGAAGGCGGCAAAGTGACGTTCAGCTTGCTGGATATCGATCACAACCTCTAA
- a CDS encoding polysaccharide lyase family 7 protein, with protein MVDMATWNLSIPEGSPPKTIETPRLVDGFRDKYFNSEGSTVYFWSPVTGTKTENAIYPRSELRETYKDGRLRNWVYPDADNFLRATLAVNQVPSSGKIVIGQIHAKDSSKPMVKLEYQYKDDSATGNIVAKVRMRPDDSEGRVITVATGVKLNRSFSYRIHLDRTGDLGITAAGNSWYTTVGAAWRDKPLYFKAGVYVQDNTGYTSEGGKVTFSALDIDHNT; from the coding sequence ATGGTCGATATGGCAACCTGGAACCTGAGCATTCCCGAAGGCAGCCCGCCGAAAACCATCGAAACCCCTCGCCTGGTCGACGGGTTCAGGGATAAATATTTCAACTCCGAAGGCAGCACGGTGTACTTCTGGTCTCCCGTCACCGGCACCAAGACTGAAAATGCGATCTACCCCCGCAGCGAATTGCGTGAAACCTACAAGGACGGAAGGTTGCGTAACTGGGTTTATCCAGACGCCGACAATTTCTTGCGGGCAACGCTCGCCGTCAATCAAGTGCCCAGCAGCGGCAAGATCGTGATTGGCCAGATCCATGCGAAGGACAGCAGCAAGCCCATGGTCAAGCTGGAATACCAATACAAGGACGACAGCGCCACCGGCAACATCGTGGCCAAGGTCCGCATGCGTCCCGATGACAGCGAAGGCAGGGTTATCACCGTCGCCACGGGGGTGAAGCTCAACCGGTCGTTCTCCTACCGGATCCACCTGGATCGGACCGGCGACCTGGGCATTACCGCCGCTGGCAATAGTTGGTACACCACGGTCGGCGCCGCCTGGCGCGACAAGCCGTTGTACTTCAAGGCCGGGGTGTATGTGCAAGACAACACGGGCTATACCAGCGAAGGCGGGAAAGTGACGTTCAGCGCGTTGGATATCGATCACAACACCTGA
- the fba gene encoding class II fructose-bisphosphate aldolase (catalyzes the reversible aldol condensation of dihydroxyacetonephosphate and glyceraldehyde 3-phosphate in the Calvin cycle, glycolysis, and/or gluconeogenesis) — translation MALISMRQMLDHAAEFGYGVPAFNVNNLEQMRAIMEAADKTDSPVIVQASAGARKYAGAPFLRHLILAAIEEFPHIPVCMHQDHGTSPDVCQRSIQLGFSSVMMDGSLGEDGKTPTDYEYNVRVTQQTVAMAHACGVSVEGELGCLGSLETGMAGEEDGIGAEGVLDHSQMLTDPEEAADFVKKTQVDALAIAIGTSHGAYKFTKPPTGDVLAIDRIKEIHKRIPNTHLVMHGSSSVPQEWLAIINQYGGDIKETYGVPVEEIVEGIKYGVRKVNIDTDLRLASTGAMRRLMATNPSEFDPRKFFGATVTAMRDVCIARYEAFGTAGNASKIKPISLEAMYQRYLKGELNAKVN, via the coding sequence ATGGCACTTATCAGCATGCGTCAGATGCTGGACCACGCAGCCGAGTTCGGCTACGGCGTCCCAGCCTTTAACGTCAACAACCTTGAGCAGATGCGCGCCATCATGGAAGCCGCTGACAAGACTGACTCCCCGGTGATCGTCCAGGCTTCGGCCGGTGCCCGCAAATACGCCGGCGCGCCGTTCCTGCGTCACCTGATCCTGGCGGCGATCGAAGAGTTCCCGCACATCCCGGTGTGCATGCACCAGGACCACGGCACCAGCCCTGACGTCTGCCAGCGCTCCATCCAGTTGGGCTTCAGCTCGGTGATGATGGACGGTTCCCTGGGCGAAGACGGCAAGACCCCGACCGACTACGAGTACAACGTGCGCGTCACCCAGCAGACCGTCGCCATGGCCCACGCCTGCGGCGTCTCGGTGGAAGGTGAACTGGGTTGCCTGGGCTCGCTGGAAACCGGCATGGCCGGCGAAGAAGACGGCATCGGTGCTGAAGGCGTGCTGGATCACAGCCAGATGCTGACCGACCCGGAAGAAGCCGCGGACTTCGTCAAGAAAACCCAGGTCGACGCCTTGGCCATCGCCATCGGCACCAGCCACGGCGCCTACAAGTTCACCAAGCCGCCTACCGGCGACGTGCTGGCGATCGATCGCATCAAGGAAATCCACAAGCGCATCCCCAACACTCACCTGGTGATGCACGGCTCGTCCTCGGTACCGCAGGAATGGCTGGCGATCATCAACCAGTACGGCGGCGACATCAAGGAAACCTACGGCGTGCCGGTTGAGGAAATCGTCGAAGGCATCAAGTATGGCGTGCGCAAGGTCAACATCGACACCGACCTGCGTCTGGCTTCTACCGGTGCGATGCGTCGCCTGATGGCGACCAACCCGAGCGAGTTCGACCCGCGCAAGTTCTTTGGCGCGACTGTAACGGCGATGCGGGATGTGTGTATTGCGCGTTATGAGGCGTTTGGTACGGCGGGTAATGCTTCCAAGATCAAGCCGATTTCTTTGGAAGCGATGTATCAGCGGTATTTGAAAGGTGAGTTGAACGCTAAGGTTAATTGA
- a CDS encoding MliC family protein — translation MKGFVAVMALALLAGCSQLGFLQSSEPVAEGWTSWTCDSEAKVLWRYTDAARKEVDVRLGGAEKVYRLKLEPGAEGSLYSDDMLALHVKGEEGLVYWVATNDLIGRGCRAQ, via the coding sequence ATGAAAGGCTTTGTCGCCGTCATGGCGTTGGCATTGTTGGCCGGTTGCTCGCAACTGGGGTTTTTGCAGTCGTCCGAACCCGTTGCAGAGGGCTGGACGAGTTGGACATGTGACAGCGAAGCCAAGGTGCTCTGGCGTTATACCGACGCTGCGCGCAAGGAAGTCGATGTACGCTTGGGCGGCGCCGAGAAGGTTTATCGGCTCAAGCTGGAGCCGGGCGCTGAAGGCTCGCTGTACAGCGATGACATGCTGGCGCTGCACGTCAAGGGCGAGGAAGGCCTGGTGTACTGGGTCGCCACCAATGACCTGATTGGGCGTGGTTGCAGGGCGCAGTAA
- a CDS encoding phosphoglycerate kinase: MTVLKMSDLDLQGKRVLIREDLNVPVKDGVVTSDARILASLPTIKLALEKGAAVMVCSHLGRPTEGEFSAENSLKPVSDYLSKALGRDVPLVADYLGGVDVKAGDVVLFENVRFNKGEKKNADELAQQYAALCDVFVMDAFGTAHRAEGSTHGVAKFAKVAAAGPLLAAELEALGKALGSPAQPMAAIVAGSKVSTKLDVLNSLSQVCNQLIVGGGIANTFLAAAGHPVGKSLYEPDLLDTAREIAAKVSVPLPVDVVVAKEFAESATATVKLIADVAEDDMILDIGPQTAANFAELLKSSKTILWNGPVGVFEFDQFGNGTKVLAQAIADSAAFSIAGGGDTLAAIDKYGVAEQISYISTGGGAFLEFVEGKVLPAVEVLESRAKA; encoded by the coding sequence ATGACCGTGTTGAAGATGTCCGACCTCGATCTGCAAGGTAAGCGCGTACTGATCCGCGAAGACCTCAACGTCCCCGTCAAGGACGGTGTCGTCACCAGCGACGCGCGCATCCTGGCCTCGCTGCCGACCATCAAGCTGGCCCTGGAAAAAGGCGCGGCGGTGATGGTCTGCTCGCACCTGGGCCGTCCGACCGAGGGCGAATTCTCCGCCGAGAACAGCCTAAAGCCTGTCTCCGATTACCTGAGCAAGGCCTTGGGCCGTGACGTGCCCCTGGTGGCCGATTACCTGGGCGGTGTCGACGTCAAGGCCGGTGATGTCGTGCTGTTCGAAAACGTGCGCTTCAACAAGGGCGAGAAAAAGAACGCCGATGAACTGGCCCAGCAATACGCTGCCCTGTGCGACGTGTTCGTGATGGACGCGTTCGGCACCGCGCACCGCGCCGAGGGCTCGACCCACGGTGTGGCGAAATTCGCCAAAGTCGCCGCCGCCGGCCCGCTGCTTGCGGCTGAGTTGGAAGCGCTGGGCAAGGCCCTGGGCTCGCCGGCCCAACCGATGGCTGCCATCGTCGCCGGCTCCAAGGTTTCCACCAAGCTGGACGTGCTCAACAGCCTGAGCCAGGTCTGCAACCAGTTGATCGTCGGTGGCGGCATCGCCAACACTTTCCTCGCAGCCGCTGGTCACCCGGTCGGCAAATCGCTGTACGAGCCGGACCTGCTGGACACCGCCCGTGAAATCGCCGCCAAGGTCAGCGTACCGTTGCCGGTGGACGTGGTCGTCGCCAAGGAATTCGCCGAAAGCGCCACCGCCACCGTCAAGCTGATTGCCGACGTGGCCGAGGACGATATGATCCTCGACATCGGTCCGCAAACCGCAGCCAACTTCGCCGAACTGCTGAAATCCTCCAAGACCATCCTGTGGAACGGTCCGGTCGGCGTGTTCGAGTTCGACCAGTTCGGCAACGGCACCAAGGTGCTGGCCCAAGCCATCGCCGATAGCGCTGCGTTTTCCATCGCGGGCGGTGGCGACACCCTGGCGGCCATCGATAAATATGGCGTAGCCGAGCAGATCTCCTACATTTCTACCGGCGGTGGCGCGTTCCTCGAATTTGTCGAGGGCAAAGTGCTGCCAGCCGTGGAAGTCCTGGAAAGCCGGGCCAAGGCCTGA
- the epd gene encoding erythrose-4-phosphate dehydrogenase, producing the protein MPQPRPYKVALNGYGRIGRCVLRALFERGAKAGFEIVAINDLADMASIEYLTRFDSTHGRFPGEVRVEGDCLHINGDCVKVLRSATPEGIDWASLGVDLVLECSGAYNTRDDGQRFIAAGAPRVLFSQPMASEADVDATIVYGVNQDCLTGEELLVSNASCTTNCGVPLLRLLDQAIGLEYVSITTIHSAMNDQPVIDAYHHEDLRRTRSAFQSVIPVSTGLARGIERLLPELAGRIQAKAVRVPTVNVSCLDITMQTVSDTDATEVNRILREAATRGPLKGLLAYTELPHASCDFNHDPHSAIVDASQTRVSGPRLVNILAWFDNEWGFANRMLDVAEHYLQTASNKPAL; encoded by the coding sequence ATGCCCCAACCGCGTCCCTACAAAGTTGCACTCAACGGCTACGGCCGCATTGGTCGTTGCGTCTTGCGTGCGTTGTTCGAGCGAGGGGCGAAGGCTGGGTTCGAGATCGTGGCCATCAACGATCTGGCTGACATGGCCAGCATCGAATACCTGACACGCTTTGACTCCACCCACGGCCGGTTCCCGGGCGAAGTACGGGTCGAGGGCGATTGTCTGCATATCAATGGCGACTGCGTGAAGGTCCTGCGCAGTGCCACCCCCGAAGGCATCGATTGGGCGTCGCTGGGCGTCGATCTGGTGCTTGAGTGCTCCGGCGCCTATAACACTCGCGACGATGGCCAACGTTTCATTGCGGCGGGCGCGCCACGGGTGCTGTTTTCCCAGCCGATGGCCAGTGAAGCGGACGTGGATGCCACCATTGTCTATGGCGTGAACCAGGATTGCCTGACCGGCGAAGAGTTGCTGGTCTCCAACGCGTCCTGCACCACCAACTGCGGCGTGCCGCTGTTGCGCCTGCTGGACCAGGCCATCGGCCTGGAATACGTGTCCATTACCACGATCCACTCGGCAATGAACGACCAACCGGTGATCGACGCCTATCACCATGAGGACCTGCGGCGTACCCGCTCGGCCTTCCAGTCGGTGATTCCGGTGTCCACTGGTCTGGCGCGTGGCATAGAAAGACTGCTGCCGGAACTTGCCGGGCGAATTCAGGCCAAAGCCGTGCGGGTGCCGACGGTCAACGTGTCCTGCCTCGACATCACGATGCAGACCGTGAGCGATACCGACGCCACCGAGGTCAACCGGATCCTGCGCGAAGCCGCCACCCGCGGCCCGCTAAAAGGCCTATTGGCCTATACCGAGTTGCCTCATGCCAGCTGTGATTTTAACCACGACCCACATTCGGCCATCGTCGATGCCAGCCAGACCCGCGTTTCCGGGCCGAGGCTTGTGAATATCCTGGCCTGGTTCGACAACGAATGGGGTTTTGCCAATCGAATGCTGGACGTTGCCGAGCACTACCTGCAAACAGCTTCCAATAAACCTGCTCTCTAA
- the tkt gene encoding transketolase: protein MPSRRERANAIRALSMDAVQKANSGHPGAPMGMADIAEVLWRDYLKHNPSNPSFADRDRFVLSNGHGSMLIYSLLHLTGYDLSIDDLKNFRQLHSRTPGHPEYGYTPGVETTTGPLGQGLANAVGFALAEKVLAAQFNRPGHDVVDHHTYVFLGDGCMMEGISHEVASLAGTLGLNKLIAFYDDNGISIDGEVEGWFTDDTPKRFEAYNWLVIRNVDGHDPEEIKIAIETARKSAQPTLICCKTTIGFGSPNKQGKEDCHGAPLGAEEIALTRAALKWEHGPFEIPADIYAEWDAKEKGRAAEAEWDQRFAAYSAEFPELANELVRRLSGELPADFAEKASAYIAEVAAKGETIASRKASQNTLNAFGPLLPELLGGSADLAGSNLTLWKGCKGVTAEDASGNYMYYGVREFGMSAIMNGVALHGGLVPYGATFLMFMEYARNAVRMSALMKKRILYVFTHDSIGLGEDGPTHQPIEQLASLRCTPNLDTWRPCDAVESAVAWKYAIERNDGPSALIFSRQNLQHQTRDAGQIGDISRGGYVLKDCIGEPELILIATGSEVGLAVQAYDKLTEQGRNVRVVSMPCTSVFDAQDAGYKQAVLPLQVSARIAIEAAHADYWYKYVGLEGRVIGMTTYGESAPASALFEEFGFTLDNILGQAEELLED, encoded by the coding sequence ATGCCCAGCCGTCGTGAGCGTGCCAATGCCATTCGTGCCCTCAGCATGGATGCCGTGCAAAAAGCCAACAGCGGCCATCCCGGCGCCCCCATGGGTATGGCGGATATCGCCGAGGTGCTTTGGCGCGACTACCTCAAGCACAACCCGAGCAACCCTTCGTTCGCCGACCGTGACCGCTTCGTGCTGTCCAACGGCCACGGCTCGATGTTGATCTACTCGCTGCTGCACCTGACCGGCTATGACCTGTCGATCGACGACCTGAAGAATTTCCGCCAGCTGCACAGCCGCACCCCGGGCCACCCGGAATATGGCTATACCCCAGGCGTGGAAACCACCACCGGTCCGCTGGGCCAAGGCCTGGCCAACGCCGTGGGCTTCGCCCTGGCGGAAAAGGTCCTGGCAGCGCAGTTCAACCGCCCAGGTCATGACGTTGTCGACCACCACACCTACGTGTTCCTGGGTGATGGCTGCATGATGGAAGGCATTTCCCACGAGGTCGCTTCCCTGGCCGGAACCCTGGGCCTGAACAAGCTGATCGCCTTCTACGACGACAACGGCATCTCCATCGACGGCGAAGTCGAAGGCTGGTTTACCGATGACACGCCCAAGCGTTTCGAAGCCTACAACTGGCTGGTGATCCGCAACGTCGACGGTCACGACCCGGAAGAAATCAAGATCGCCATCGAGACGGCCCGCAAGAGCGCGCAGCCAACCTTGATCTGCTGCAAGACCACCATCGGTTTCGGTTCGCCGAACAAGCAGGGCAAGGAAGACTGCCACGGCGCGCCATTGGGCGCCGAGGAAATCGCCCTGACCCGTGCCGCGCTGAAGTGGGAGCACGGGCCTTTCGAAATCCCGGCCGACATCTATGCCGAATGGGACGCCAAGGAAAAAGGTCGCGCCGCCGAAGCCGAGTGGGACCAGCGCTTTGCCGCCTATTCCGCCGAATTCCCTGAACTGGCCAACGAGCTGGTGCGTCGCCTCAGCGGCGAACTGCCGGCCGACTTCGCCGAAAAAGCTTCTGCCTACATTGCCGAGGTTGCCGCCAAGGGCGAAACCATCGCCAGCCGCAAGGCCAGCCAGAACACCTTGAATGCCTTTGGTCCGCTGCTGCCGGAACTGCTGGGCGGTTCGGCCGACCTGGCCGGTTCCAACCTGACCCTGTGGAAAGGCTGCAAGGGTGTAACGGCCGAAGACGCCAGCGGCAACTACATGTACTACGGCGTTCGCGAGTTCGGCATGAGCGCGATCATGAACGGTGTCGCCCTGCACGGTGGCCTGGTGCCTTACGGCGCGACCTTCCTGATGTTCATGGAATACGCCCGCAACGCGGTGCGCATGTCGGCCCTGATGAAAAAACGCATCCTGTATGTGTTCACCCACGACTCCATCGGCCTGGGCGAAGACGGCCCGACGCACCAGCCGATCGAGCAACTGGCGAGCCTGCGCTGCACACCGAACCTGGATACCTGGCGCCCGTGCGACGCCGTGGAATCGGCGGTGGCCTGGAAATACGCCATCGAGCGTAATGATGGCCCGTCGGCGCTGATCTTCTCCCGCCAGAACCTGCAGCATCAAACCCGCGATGCCGGCCAGATCGGCGACATCAGCCGTGGCGGCTACGTGCTCAAGGATTGCATCGGCGAACCTGAGCTGATCCTGATCGCCACTGGTTCGGAAGTCGGCCTGGCCGTCCAGGCCTACGACAAGCTGACCGAGCAGGGCCGCAACGTGCGCGTGGTGTCCATGCCATGCACCAGCGTGTTCGACGCCCAGGACGCCGGCTACAAGCAAGCAGTGTTGCCGCTGCAAGTCAGCGCGCGGATCGCCATCGAAGCCGCCCATGCCGACTACTGGTACAAGTACGTAGGCCTGGAAGGTCGCGTGATCGGCATGACCACCTATGGCGAATCGGCCCCTGCGTCGGCGCTGTTCGAGGAATTCGGCTTCACCCTGGATAACATCCTGGGGCAGGCTGAAGAGCTGCTGGAAGACTGA